Within the Marinobacter qingdaonensis genome, the region GGAACACCGTCGCCACCATCATTGGCAGACTGTGGATGGTCAGGTTGGTGAACGCCAGGGACAGCAGGGTCACGATCAGGCCAATGCCCAGACCGCGGGCCATGCCACCACACACGTAGCCGGCCAGGATCACCCAGTTTGGCACCGGTGACACCAGCAGCTCTTCGATGCTGCGCTGGAACTTCATGGAAAAGAAGGACGACACCACGTTCGCGTAGGAATTGGTGATCACCGCCATCATGATCAGGCCGGGCACGATGAAGGCCATGTAGTCGAAACCGCCCATCTGGCCGATGCGGGAGCCGATCAGGTTGCCGAAGATGATGAAGTACAGGGTCATGGTGACCGCCGGCGGCAACAGGGTCTGGGCCCAGATGCGCGTGAACCGGCGGATCTCCCGAACCACAATAGTGTTGAAAGCCGTCATCAGCGCCTGAATCTTCATGCCACGCCCTCCAGGCCCTTACGCGACTCCGCGGCGTTTTCCTGAACCATCCGGATAAACAGCTCCTCCAGGCGGTTGGCCTTGGTCCTCATGCTCACCACCTTGATCCCCAGGCGGTCGAGCTGGACAAAGACCTCGTTCAGGCCCTGCCCCTTCTCGACGTCCACTTCCAGGGCGCCCTCGCCGTCCAGGCGGGTGACAAATC harbors:
- a CDS encoding ABC transporter permease → MKIQALMTAFNTIVVREIRRFTRIWAQTLLPPAVTMTLYFIIFGNLIGSRIGQMGGFDYMAFIVPGLIMMAVITNSYANVVSSFFSMKFQRSIEELLVSPVPNWVILAGYVCGGMARGLGIGLIVTLLSLAFTNLTIHSLPMMVATVFLTSALFALGGFINAMLATKFDDISIVPTFVLTPLTYLGGVFYSIDLLPEFWQGVSMANPILYMVNGFRYGILGVSDVNPFVSLGMILVFIVVLAAISLRMLARGKGIRH